Below is a window of Deltaproteobacteria bacterium DNA.
TCTGTGCCAAGGACTTAAAATGAGGACAGAAAAACCTGCGCAATTCACTTCTTGTGATATATCAGATAGTTACAGCCCACATTCAAAACCAGTCAACCTCTGGCAACACGTGTCTCGGCCGAAAAGTTCGTGGTCAGGAGAAAACATTTTACCAAGAAAGTGGTAATAAAATACATACAGATGAATCTTGTTCCGTCTATTTGCCTGTGTATTCTATTTCCCTTGCCTTGGGGTTAAGGGAGGTCTTCTAAAAAGCCAACCGTGTCAGACTCATGCCAGGAAAAACATTTTCGCTTGTTCCGAGACAGATATTGGCTACGCTCCCGAAATAGCAACTCACCCTTTGCCTGGCGTTCCGTGACCTTGGGAAACACCAGTCCGTTTTGTTGTAATAGCTCTGGGACGTCCTCAAATAGTCGGCGGTGGGGTGGAAACTAGCTTGTCGGCTTCCCAAACCTGCAAACATGCACGGAAACTATAGTAAACCAGACAAGCCAACTATATATAAGTATTTCGTAGTACTTACATATTGAAAAAGACAGCTTCTTATTCAGCCCTCTTTCAATCAAGCGACAATACACATGAAGGGGGTTCAAACGGTGTTGCACATTTAGGATTTTCTTTAGCACAGCTCTGTTATCTCGGACCCAAGAATGTTAAGTTCATCACGTTTGTCTTAACCAAAGGATTCTTGGTCTGAAAACTTTATCCTACAAGGTCCGTGCCAATAGACTCAAAAAAGGGCAAGAAAACTCACAAGGTACATTCTTTAATATATTTCACCTAGTTACAATTAATATCATGGCACATTAGATAGTCTGTCCGTAAACGACCATCTTGGGGATAGGAAAAGTCTTGCCTAAAAGTGGTAAGAACTTACTATGGAGGGGAAGTGTTTACCCCTGGATGTTGCCATAGAGACAACCAAGTTAGCGTTTTTGTTACCACAATATGCAGTGCCTGTCAACCAAATTTCTCACAATGTTTGCAAAAAACTTCATGTCGTTGCGAGCCCTCAGTTTGCCTCTCGACCGACAAAGCATGCCCGAAAATTTCACGCCCCTCCCTCGCAAAGACATCAACCCCGGATTATTAAGATATTCTGTTGTGTGTATAATTTTTCACTACATGTTGGCAGAAAATATCTCTGCCAATCACCCAACTGCATCAACCAGATATATTCCACTTTTACAATAGGTTATATTTGGACACAAAAAGATCTAGTTCGCGCCCCTAACGGAGAGATAGAAAATAATGCCAATGTGTGTCATAAAACTTCCAACTGGCGCTTTCTCGATGTCCGATCCGATTCCATGACGAACTTCAACTCAAACCCGCAACCACAAAGGGATTCCGCCTTGTCGAGTAGAAAAATACCGACGAATCAATTTCTGGCACTGAAATTGCTTTTAATGCTTTTATTTCTGTGGTACTAGCAATCGGTACTCAAATATGAATCTGGTGGCAGGCCCACCTCTACCCCCAATGCCGTTGACTTGAGGATCAATTCATAAACCTGATGCCCTACAAAATCCCCTCGGCCCCCCTTTAGAAAATGGGGGAGATTGTGGAAGCATCCCTTTGAAAAGGGGAGAGATCGTCTGGGTGGGGTAAGACTGCAACGCTTTGTTTTTTTAAGACATGTGCGCAAGCGTTCACAGGTTCAGAGTTCAGCCCGTTAAATTTGGCGCAAGGTTGCGCCTGACGGCTTGAAAATATTACACTTCGTGTCCCGAAGCGAACCCTGCTATTTAACAGGGTGAACCGTTCAGCCTCCGGCCTGTAGGCTTCCGGCTCAAAGAGCCTACAACTCGGAGAGGCCTACGCCCCGGAGGGGGTTACCTTTCTTCCGTTAACCCGTCTTCGGCGGGACGGTTCAGACCTGCCTCGCCGACAGGCGGGTTTGTGAGATGAACCTGCAACCTCTGAACTTTTAACCCTGAACCCGTGAACGGTTACACATGTACCTGCATGGAGGCAGATTATGAACATCGACAGAAGGAACGAAATACGTGTTCCACTGCTGTTGCCCGTTGAGTGCCACGGATTTGGCGATGAAACCCAGGATTCCTTCAAACATGACATGAATAGCCATGACATAAGTCCAAACGGCATGGCGTTAAGGTCTGAAACGCTCCTAGAACCGGGCCAACCCTGCCGTTTCATGTTTGTGTTGCCACATCATCAGGAAAAGACAGAAATTGCCGGCGAAGTCCGCTGGACTACCGGCCAGAAAGCTCATAGGAGGAATATGGGGATTCGGTTTTCCGAACCCATTGCTTTTTCTATCCCATTTCCGGTAGCCGAGAAAGCGGTGCAGAGCCTGCGACGAGATGTAGATTCCCATTTGGCTTGTCTATACCAGGCAGTGAGCGACGCGTGCGTGTGGGTCAACCCGAGGGGGAAAATCATACAATACGACGAACGTTTTCTTCAACTCCTGGGATGTTCCGACGTTGATGTGACAGGAAAGTCCGTTTCAGACTTTGCCCATGCCGATGATCGACAGGGTCTGTCAAATCTATTGGCAGAGCCTCATACTACTGGCCTTTCATCACCCGCCACTGGATTGTTTCGTATACAGCCAAATGGGGGCAAGGCCCTTTTTTGGAGAATCCGCGTGCTCCCCGAACGACTCTGGTCAACTTCCAGGGCAATCCATATTGAAGATATGACCGGATTTTTCAGTCAAGAAAGGGAGAAATACCGTTTGGAACAGCAAGACCACCCAAGCACATTGAGTGCGGATGATCTGAGCCTGAATCACCTTCAACAGATCCTCGGGGCGACCGCCACTGGTTTCCTCATAAGGAATGTGCTGGAGAAGGTATGCGATCCCCTCACTTGCCTTCTGGCTCAACTGGACCTCCTCCGATACAAGCTGGCATTATCCGGGAAAGAATCCCGGACAGAAAATGGTGACGAACTTACTTATTATGCAGAAAAAATAGAAGAGGTCGAACAGATTGTTAAGGATCTTTCTAACAGATTCAAACACATGCTGGAGAATACCTGTTGCCATGAACCGACGGATATTAGCCGGTTTGACATCAACAAGAGCCTCTCAAAGGCAATAGGCATGGTTCGTGCGCCAGAAGGGCTTGAAGGTAACAGCATAACCTTTAAGCGGCGAACAAAACTGCCGATAACGGAATCAAACGAGGGAGAATTCGTTATGATCTTTCTTGTCTTTCTGTTGCTATGTCAAGACTGCCTGAGAAATGTTTCTGACAGAACAATAAGGTGTGAAACGGAAAGAGACAACGGTCACATCATCGCCAGGATCCTGCACAACGGCCATGTACGGCAAGGCAAATACTTGGATATGCTTTTTCACAAGAATCCCGTTCACGCATATTTCTTTGAACATAATTCCATCTCCCTTGTGGATACACTTTTGTACTATGGCAACTTGTTGTTGAAAAAAAACAACGTGAGAACAAAAGTTACCAACATCCCGGGCCATTTCAGCCTTTCTTTTCTCATACCGGCCGGGAGCCAGTCAAGGGGTGCAAAAAACCCAAAATGAAAGCGACTACTCGTTACACAGGGTCACCATGACCCACGAGGATGCCGGGCATTATGCCCGAAAACACGGACCAGACGCGGTCGTAGATGAGCTGATCAGGGATACCCTCTTGAAGCGAGCTGTCGACGGGAGGCTTCCCTGTGCCGTGGCCTTTGATGTGGCTAAACGCCTTGAGGTCACGCCAGAGGCCATTGGCCGCGCGGCAGATCTCATGGAGCTGCGATTGCTCAAATGCCAACTTGGACTGTTCGGCTATCATCACAAAAAATCTATTGTCAGACCTTCGGCATTGGTGAGCGCAGCGTTGGAAGAGGCCATCCGAAACGCTCTTTTGAACGAACGCTTACCCTGCAAGAAGGCCTGGGAGATTGCAAAGACGTTCGGAGTTCACAAGATGAAGGTAAGCGCTGCCTGTGACGTCCTGGAGATCAAGATTAGTCCGTGTCAACTGGGGGCGTTTTAGGATTTCAGACCTCATTGTCTCAACGCATCAAAAACGGCTTGAGCTGCTTGGCGAGTCATGCCGGGCACAGTGGAAAGATCCTCAACAGAAGCGGCTCTAATGCGCTTCAGGCTTCCAAAATGCTTTAGCAGGTTTTTTCGGCGCTTGCTTCCGATCCCGGGGATGTGTTCCAGTATTGACTTCCGGTAGGTTATCATCCGTCGTTTGCGATGGTAGGCAATCACGTAACGGTGGGCCTCGTCTCGTATCCTTTGGAAAAAGAGCAACGCTTCGGGAGACTTTCTTAGATTAATCGGGTTCTTGCGCCCGGGCTTGTATATTTTGTCTTCTGTCTCACCGCGCTGAGAGTCTTTTTTGGCGATCCCGATAAGGTCAAACAAACCGTGGAGGCCTAAACCTTTGAGCACAAAAACGGCGCTGTTCAGTTGTCCCTTTCCACCGTCTACAATCAACAAATCAGGCAAAGATCCTTCAACTTCTCTTTTCTTATATCTCCGTGAGAGCGCCTCCCTCAGCATTGCATAGTCATCTCTTGCTGATACAGCCTTAATCCGGTACCTCCGATACCCCTGTGGAGCCCGTTTACCCCTTTCAAATAAGACCATAGCGCCAACACCTTCAGTTCCGGCGATGTTGGAAAGGTCAAAGCACTCTATCCGTTCGGGCCGTCTGGACAAGGCAAGCGCCTTTTGAAGTCGATCCAGCATCCCTTCTTCAGCCAGTGCAGCATTGAGGTGGTCGCGCAGACTCTTTTCGGCGTTCTGCGCAGCCAACTCAAGAAGCCTAGCCTTCTCACCTCTTTTGGGCATCATGATATAGACCTTCTCGCCTTTCAGCTCCTCCAGCCATTCTTCGAGCAGGTCTTTGTCTTCAGGAGCGCCGGACATCAAAATCTCTTTTGGTATGAAAGGGGCATTTTCGTAATACTGCTTCACAAATGAAGAAATAACCTCGTTGTCAGGGGCCAAAGTATCTGCAAAGCGGAATGGCCGGTTGCCCAGCAAGAACCCGCCCCGGATAAAAAGAACCATGATCAGGACCGCCCTCCCCTGTCGAGCCATCCCTACCACATCCCTGTCCTTAAAATCCGCCGTGGCAGCTACCTGTTTTTCCAATGTCTCTTCAAGGGCGAAGAGCCTGTCCCTGTATGCCGCGGCTGCCTCGAAATCCTGCCGGGATGCAGCCGCTTCCATCTCTTTTTTCACATGCTTGATCAGCTCCGGCATTCGTCCTTTCAAAAATAGTATGACCTGATCAACAACTGCTCTGTATTCGGATGGATCAACAGGGCGGCTGCACGGTCCAAGGCACAGCCCCATCTGATAATTAAGACACGGGCGATCTCGACGCTTGGGATTGTTGCCCTTGCACTTGCGAAGCTTGAAAGTTCGATGGATTACTTTAAGTGTCTCTCGTACAGCGCCTGCCGAGGTGAAGGGACCGAAATAGAGGGCCCCATCTTTTTGAAGTTTCCTTGCAATGATCAGATTCGGATAGGGACTTTTGATGTTAAGGCGAAGACACGGGTACCGCTTGTCGTCTTTCAGAATAACATTGTAGCGGGGACGGTGTCTCTTAATCAGGTTGGACTCAAGGATCAGGGCCTCTTTTTCAGTGCTGGTAATGATGGTTTCAAAGTCTGCGATCTTTTCAATCAGGACCCTTGCCTTCAAATCCTTATGTGCTGTCTTGCTGAAATAGGAGGCGAGACGTTTTTTCAGGTCTCTTGCCTTGCCTACATAGATGATGCGCCCGTTGGCATCCTTCATGAGGTAGACGCCCGGTGTCGACGCAAGGTTGGCAAACCCTTCTTCCAGTACTGGTCTCATTGGTTTCATCTTAGATTATCAAACAGACGGGATCAAACAAGCTTCGTGATTTCGCAAAAAGCCCTATAACCGGTCATTCCGAGGGAGGTACGACTGAAGCAATCTCCTGAAAATAAGGGGATTGCGGAACCTGTTCCGAGCGAAGCGAGGAATCCCCGGGTTTGCTTCGGCTTCGCCTCGCAACTCCTCACTCCTCGCAATGACAGCTCGGGACCAGGGGTTTTCGTTCAGAGACTATTTGCTTTCATCCCAACAAATAAATACAGACCACTCCCAAAAACATGAGCAGGGCTCCTAACATCCGGTTGGAGATCTCAGATTCCTTGAATAGAAGCCACCCGTACACAACACTAAATAAAACACTCATTCGTTTCACTGAAATCATATAAACTGCTTTGACCATACTTATGGCCATGACATGGCACAGCACATGTACATAGAGCAAGAGCCCCACGCATATCCCCTTATTGGGCATTCTTAGCAAGGCTCCCCATCGAATCTTACCAAAAAGAGGAAAGAAAACCAGTGTCACGAGATCAAAAGCGCCAAGGAAGAAAAATCCGAAAAAGAGCGGGGATGAGTGCTGGATGGCCTTTTTCCCCAGAACAGCCAAGAGAGAATATATCAAGGAAACAATGAGCATCAATATCGATCCGGGCTCCTTCAAAATAGCTTGAAATGGGGCGAGGTACCCATGTTTTACTTCAGTACCATGCAACACATAGCTACCTATTACCACACATCCTATTCCAAGGCCTCCAAACAAATTCGGGACCTCTTTAAGTATGAAAAATCCGGTGAATATCATGAAGACCGGGGTAAAAGACAAAAACGGAATAGAAAGGGAAAGGGGAGAGACTCTGATCGCCTTCATGTAAAGGTAAAAGGCGAAGCTGTCCAAGGGCACCAATATAGAGACTGTCTGCCAGAAAACCCTGTCCAATTCAGGAATAGGTATAAAGGGGAGCGTAATCAGTACAAACGGGAGGCTAAACAGCGAAGCTACAACCGCCATCTCAAGGGCTGAGAAACGGCCAAAGAACTTTTTGGTAAGGGCATCTCCAGTGGCAACCGAAAGCGCTGTCGCAAGGGCAAGGGTGAACCAAAGCAAGGGATTAGCCTCATCAAATCTCATAGCCATAGACGGGTACTCATTGAGTTGTTGATTGGCTGAGTCGTTGATCTCTA
It encodes the following:
- the uvrC gene encoding excinuclease ABC subunit UvrC, with the protein product MRPVLEEGFANLASTPGVYLMKDANGRIIYVGKARDLKKRLASYFSKTAHKDLKARVLIEKIADFETIITSTEKEALILESNLIKRHRPRYNVILKDDKRYPCLRLNIKSPYPNLIIARKLQKDGALYFGPFTSAGAVRETLKVIHRTFKLRKCKGNNPKRRDRPCLNYQMGLCLGPCSRPVDPSEYRAVVDQVILFLKGRMPELIKHVKKEMEAAASRQDFEAAAAYRDRLFALEETLEKQVAATADFKDRDVVGMARQGRAVLIMVLFIRGGFLLGNRPFRFADTLAPDNEVISSFVKQYYENAPFIPKEILMSGAPEDKDLLEEWLEELKGEKVYIMMPKRGEKARLLELAAQNAEKSLRDHLNAALAEEGMLDRLQKALALSRRPERIECFDLSNIAGTEGVGAMVLFERGKRAPQGYRRYRIKAVSARDDYAMLREALSRRYKKREVEGSLPDLLIVDGGKGQLNSAVFVLKGLGLHGLFDLIGIAKKDSQRGETEDKIYKPGRKNPINLRKSPEALLFFQRIRDEAHRYVIAYHRKRRMITYRKSILEHIPGIGSKRRKNLLKHFGSLKRIRAASVEDLSTVPGMTRQAAQAVFDALRQ
- a CDS encoding PilZ domain-containing protein — its product is MNIDRRNEIRVPLLLPVECHGFGDETQDSFKHDMNSHDISPNGMALRSETLLEPGQPCRFMFVLPHHQEKTEIAGEVRWTTGQKAHRRNMGIRFSEPIAFSIPFPVAEKAVQSLRRDVDSHLACLYQAVSDACVWVNPRGKIIQYDERFLQLLGCSDVDVTGKSVSDFAHADDRQGLSNLLAEPHTTGLSSPATGLFRIQPNGGKALFWRIRVLPERLWSTSRAIHIEDMTGFFSQEREKYRLEQQDHPSTLSADDLSLNHLQQILGATATGFLIRNVLEKVCDPLTCLLAQLDLLRYKLALSGKESRTENGDELTYYAEKIEEVEQIVKDLSNRFKHMLENTCCHEPTDISRFDINKSLSKAIGMVRAPEGLEGNSITFKRRTKLPITESNEGEFVMIFLVFLLLCQDCLRNVSDRTIRCETERDNGHIIARILHNGHVRQGKYLDMLFHKNPVHAYFFEHNSISLVDTLLYYGNLLLKKNNVRTKVTNIPGHFSLSFLIPAGSQSRGAKNPK
- a CDS encoding DMT family transporter codes for the protein MAMRFDEANPLLWFTLALATALSVATGDALTKKFFGRFSALEMAVVASLFSLPFVLITLPFIPIPELDRVFWQTVSILVPLDSFAFYLYMKAIRVSPLSLSIPFLSFTPVFMIFTGFFILKEVPNLFGGLGIGCVVIGSYVLHGTEVKHGYLAPFQAILKEPGSILMLIVSLIYSLLAVLGKKAIQHSSPLFFGFFFLGAFDLVTLVFFPLFGKIRWGALLRMPNKGICVGLLLYVHVLCHVMAISMVKAVYMISVKRMSVLFSVVYGWLLFKESEISNRMLGALLMFLGVVCIYLLG